The genomic stretch TGCAGCGGATCATAACATGAAATTATACGGAGTAACTTCATCTCCCCATCCGGATGCTTTTTTGGAACAGCATCATATTCAGTTTCCTTTTCTGATTGGAGATGTAACCGTACTGAAAACCATGGCACGCACCGACCCATGCTTGATATGGCTGAAGCAGGGCACGGTCAGAGGTAAGTGGTCGTATCTGGATATCCCGGATACAACTGCACTCAGACGTATCATTACCGAATAATCACCTCTTCGATAAGAGATTCCTGCAGGGATTCATTAAACAATTCCTTGATTTTTTCTCTTGAAAACATCAGTTCTTGTTTCAATGGTGCCACATGTGTGGTAATAATCAGGGTGCCTTTCACAAATTGAATATTATCGGTGTATTTGCTTACAGCTTTTCCCATCAGCTCTTCCCACAATTGCCTGATGCGTACTTCCGTCAGCTTCTGGCGCATGGGACTTTTGTCCAGAAAGGCTTTTAATGCTTCACCGATGGATAATTCATTGCTATGCATACAGTAAAGATAAATATTTTATCCGAAGATTATTTACATTCAGAACCTGA from Thermoflavifilum aggregans encodes the following:
- a CDS encoding DUF721 domain-containing protein encodes the protein MHSNELSIGEALKAFLDKSPMRQKLTEVRIRQLWEELMGKAVSKYTDNIQFVKGTLIITTHVAPLKQELMFSREKIKELFNESLQESLIEEVIIR